In Mastomys coucha isolate ucsf_1 unplaced genomic scaffold, UCSF_Mcou_1 pScaffold5, whole genome shotgun sequence, one genomic interval encodes:
- the LOC116078211 gene encoding membrane magnesium transporter 2, with translation MEAWPWKLLVGVGLLALTHAAFSAAQHRSHARLTEKKYEPLPTDIVLQTLLAFALTCYGVVHTAGDFRDRDATSELKDMAFETLRNRPSFYVFRRSGYGLFQRSDTTHSSNLSTSSSDMRLKF, from the coding sequence ATGGAGGCGTGGCCATGGAAGTTGCTGGTGGGCGTCGGTCTCCTCGCCCTCACCCATGCGGCCTTCTCTGCTGCTCAGCATCGTTCTCACGCGCGACTGACAGAAAAGAAGTATGAGCCGCTGCCGACGGATATAGTTCTCCAGACACTTTTGGCCTTTGCGCTTACCTGTTACGGTGTGGTTCATACTGCAGGGGACTTTAGAGACAGGGATGCTACTTCGGAACTAAAGGATATGGCATTTGAAACCTTAAGGAATCGCCCGTCTTTTTACGTGTTTCGCCGTTCTGGCTATGGACTGTTCCAGCGTTCGGATACAACTCATTCCTCAAACCTCAGCACGTCATCTTCTGACATGCGGTTGAAGTTTTGA